The DNA window TAGGCATGGCACCCCTCGCAGCCCTTGCAGAGGAGGCTGTGGCACGGGGCATGAATGTGGACGCGGTTGTGGCTGCAAGGACATCAGATGAGCTTCTCTTCACAGAGAGACTTGAGGGAGCAGGTGTTAATATCCATACATGTACAGATGATGGAACCTGCGGGTTTCAGGGATTTGCACATGAACGCCTTTCTGAAATGGACGGAGAATATGACATGGCGGCTGTCTGCGGCCCGGAGCCAATGATGTTCCATGTGAAGGAGGTGCTTGATGACAGGGGGATACCAGCCCAGTTTTCCCTTGAGAGATACATGAAGTGTGCAGTGGGTATCTGCGGCCAGTGCTGCGTTGATGGGACAGGGTGGAGGGTCTGTGCCGAGGGCCCTGTCCTCTGGGACCATGAATTAAGGGTTGTCGGTGAATTTGGCAGGTACAGAAGGGACTCTGCCGGCCGGAGAATCAGCTGGTAATTTGGTGGTTTCATGATAGAGAGGCTCAGGGGTACCATTACATCTGCTTCATTCCTTGTACTTGCGCTGATACTTCTATCGGCCATTGTAATATATCCCATCTGGACCATGCTCTTCCTTGGGGCTGTCTTCGCCTACATTGTAAGGCCAGTGGCTTTAAGGATAAATGAGAGGATACCATACCTCTCGGTCTCCATAATCATAGCCATGGCCGTTGTTATAATGCCACTTGTTGGTATAGTGGTTTTCACCGTGGACTCACTCATAAACTCCACCCCCTCGCTCATAACCCTTGCAAGGGGCTTTGATATCCCCTACATTCCGGGGCAGCTCCAGACTTCAGGGGGCACCTTAGGGGCCTTGAGGGGCGTTCTAACCGACATACTGAGCGGATCCCTCAACTATGTGATTGATGTGATACAGTCTGTCCCCATGATAGCCCTGCAGCTCTTCATATTCCTCTCATCAACATTTTACTTTGCAAGGGATGGTGAAAGGCTCCTTTCATATATAAGGGGCCTCATACCCTCTGAGGCCAGGCCATTCATGAGGAGGATGGCCTCTGAGACAGAACGTGTACTCATGAGCATATTCTATGGCCACTTCCTCACGGCACTCCTCATAGGTATCATGGCGGGGGCTGGCTTTCATATCCTGGGCTACCCCTACGCGATAGTCCTCGGTATAATAACAGGGATATTTCAGCTCATACCCGTTATAGGCCCATGGGCGGCCTACACCCCCCTTGCCATCTATGACTTCGTGACAGGGAATGTCCTCAGGGGAGTTCTGGTCCTCATCTTCGGGATATTCCTAAGTACAATCGACATAT is part of the Methanothermobacter sp. K4 genome and encodes:
- a CDS encoding dihydroorotate dehydrogenase electron transfer subunit — protein: MVNVPEVLEIKGIVEESETVKTFIFDWDLTREIVPGQFVMVWNFSDEKPMSVSLIDHKRSEIGISIRRVGEFTSAVHELEEGDLMGVRGPYGRGFELMGRKLIIVGGGIGMAPLAALAEEAVARGMNVDAVVAARTSDELLFTERLEGAGVNIHTCTDDGTCGFQGFAHERLSEMDGEYDMAAVCGPEPMMFHVKEVLDDRGIPAQFSLERYMKCAVGICGQCCVDGTGWRVCAEGPVLWDHELRVVGEFGRYRRDSAGRRISW
- a CDS encoding AI-2E family transporter encodes the protein MIERLRGTITSASFLVLALILLSAIVIYPIWTMLFLGAVFAYIVRPVALRINERIPYLSVSIIIAMAVVIMPLVGIVVFTVDSLINSTPSLITLARGFDIPYIPGQLQTSGGTLGALRGVLTDILSGSLNYVIDVIQSVPMIALQLFIFLSSTFYFARDGERLLSYIRGLIPSEARPFMRRMASETERVLMSIFYGHFLTALLIGIMAGAGFHILGYPYAIVLGIITGIFQLIPVIGPWAAYTPLAIYDFVTGNVLRGVLVLIFGIFLSTIDIYLRPKLSGKYADIHPMIFLVGFLGGPVLWGVAGFIVGPLVLGLAYAALEAYRLGESDTEQKQ